GGATATATTAACAATCAATAAAATTAAAATCTAATTTGCTCAATCAAGTTTTAAAGAACTCCTCAGTTACGGTCCTACTTTTACTAGTGGGACTTTCTTCATTTGCTCAAACAGTTGTATTAAATGGTAAAACACTAGACACCTTGCAAAGTCCTTTACCTAATACAAACATCCTCTTCTTCCCTACTATTCAAAACGAAGATAAAGTACGTTTCTCCATCACAGATCAAGAGGGTTTTTATCAAGTTACTCTTAAGGAGAACATATCGTATATAATGGAGATAAGCTATCTGGGATTTAATACTTATAAAGACACTATAAAACTATCACAAGATACCACAAGAAACATCATCTTAACCCCATCTACCCAAAGCCTTGAAGAGATTATTCTCACAGAGCGCACACCCATTAAAATACGGGAAGACACCATCACGTACCGCCCAGAAAAATTCTTAACGGGTGAAGAACGTAAGCTACGTGACGTACTTAAAAAATTACCAGGCCTAGACGTAGACCGCGCCGGTAATGTTACTGTAAATGGGAAAGAAGTAACTAAACTTCTTGTAGACGGCAAAGAATTTTTTACAGGTGATGAAAAACTGGGAGTTAACAATATTCCCGCTGGAGTCATAGATGAGATAGAGGCGCTAGATAATTATAATGAGGTGTCATTTTTAAAAGGGTTAAGTGATAGCGAGCAACTAGCTCTTAATATTAAACTTAAAGATGGTAAAAAGAAATTTGCCTTTGGAGAATTAGAGACAGGTGGCGGTATAGAAGACCGCTATCTATTGCACCCTACCTTATTTTATTATAGTCCAAAAACGAGCGTAAATGTTATAGGTGACTTTAATAATATAGGTAAGAAGTCATTCACCACTAAAGATTATATAGACTTTGAGGGAGGCTTTTCTCGCCTAGCAGAAGATCCTAGTGCCTATTTTAAATTATATAATGATGAGTTTGCAAGATTCTTATCACAACGTGATTTTACATTTAATAGAAATAACTTTGGCGCGTTATCTATAAACCAGACCTTAACTCCTCAACTTGACCTTAGTGGTTATACCATCCTATCTGGTGGCGACTTAAAAACGCGTCAAGAAAATAGTATTACCTATTTATCTGGTCAAAACATAGATGAGCAACGTACCACAATGCAAAATAACAAGTTGTTCTTTAGTCTTACTAAAGCTTCTTTACGCTACATAGGAGAAGAAAACCTTGATATGAACTATGAAGTATTCTTAAAAACTAATAGTGGTGAGGGAAACTCTTCTTTGGATTCATTTACAGCTACAGAGAGTACCTTTTTAAATCAAAAAAACATTCCAAGCTCCTCAGATATTACGCAAAAATTAAGTGTTAATAAACAATTTACTCCCAAGCACACTACATCTATACATCTAAGTCATAAATATGTAGATACTGATACTCGAGGAGATTGGAAATTTAATAGACCTATATTTACAGGTATCATTCCTATAGAAAATACTGGGGATGCTATCCTGCTTGACCAAGTGCGCAAAAACAAGGGGCATGACCTCAACTTTAATGTAAAGCACTACTGGGTGTTACACCGTTTTCACCACATCTACCCAGAAGCTGGCATACGCTACATTGACCAGCAATATGATACTAGCGATTCTCAAGAGCTAGAAAATAGTACTAATAACTTTACCGCTGCTGGATTTAATAACGACCTAGACTATCGCCTTTCTGACACCTATGCAGGGATGCAGTACAAAGCAAAAGCAGGTAAATTTATATTTAAACCTGGTATCTTCTATCACTATTATGATTGGAAAATAAAGCAGCTGGACACCGAGCTTCGTCAAACTGGAAAAACTGTAGTACTTCCAGAGCTCAGCGTAGACTGGGAACTTAACAGCTCACATAAAGTGAAGCTGCGCTATAATCTCAACTCACGTTTTGGAGAAGCAAGCCAGTTTGCAAATAGATTGAGGCTTAGCACCTTTAATCAAGTATTTACAGGTAATGAGCGGCTAGAAAATGAGTTATATCATAGCGCCAGGATTACCTATAGTAAGTTTAGTCTATTTAAGGGAACCTTCTTAAATGCTGGTTTTAATTATACAAACAGGCTACAATCCATTAGAAACAATACTGTGATAGAAGGTATCGATCAAATTAATACACTTGTCTATACTTCGCTACCAGAAAATAGCTATCGCGGTAATTTTCAATACACAAAACTACTAGGAGACTATAAGGTAAAGGTAGGAAGCACCGCATCCTTATCAGATTATTCGCGTGTGATAAACACGGTACTTCAAGATTTTGAATCGCAAAGCTATTCGTATTCTTTAGGCTTAGAAACCCGCTTTAAAAATGCACCAAACGTTGAATTCAATTGGAACCAGCGTTTTAATATATTTGAGTCTGCAACTACGAGCACAAACTTTACTCAGATCAATCCATCCGTACATCTAGAGTATCGATTTTTTAAGGACTTTGTGATTGATGCAGATTATAACTTTACATACTACGAGAATAAAACACTTAGTCAGATTAATAGGTTTTCACTAGGAAATACATCTCTGCTATATGCTCAAGAAGACAGCCCCTGGACGTTTACTATCGATGTAGATAATATATTTGACACTCGCTTTAAAAACGAAAATAGCTTTAATCAATTTCTTGTAAGTGACACTCGTACATTTATACAAGAACGTACGGTACTGTTTAAAATAGCCTACGGATTTTAAAATTACAAACTACTAATCAACGCAAAAACCACAATAGCGATAACTGCTACAGCTATTGCCCCTATCACATAGGTTTGTGATTTTACTTTAAAGAAGGTTTCTTTTTCGGCGCGTTTTAGGTTG
The genomic region above belongs to Dokdonia sp. Dokd-P16 and contains:
- a CDS encoding outer membrane beta-barrel protein, whose protein sequence is MLNQVLKNSSVTVLLLLVGLSSFAQTVVLNGKTLDTLQSPLPNTNILFFPTIQNEDKVRFSITDQEGFYQVTLKENISYIMEISYLGFNTYKDTIKLSQDTTRNIILTPSTQSLEEIILTERTPIKIREDTITYRPEKFLTGEERKLRDVLKKLPGLDVDRAGNVTVNGKEVTKLLVDGKEFFTGDEKLGVNNIPAGVIDEIEALDNYNEVSFLKGLSDSEQLALNIKLKDGKKKFAFGELETGGGIEDRYLLHPTLFYYSPKTSVNVIGDFNNIGKKSFTTKDYIDFEGGFSRLAEDPSAYFKLYNDEFARFLSQRDFTFNRNNFGALSINQTLTPQLDLSGYTILSGGDLKTRQENSITYLSGQNIDEQRTTMQNNKLFFSLTKASLRYIGEENLDMNYEVFLKTNSGEGNSSLDSFTATESTFLNQKNIPSSSDITQKLSVNKQFTPKHTTSIHLSHKYVDTDTRGDWKFNRPIFTGIIPIENTGDAILLDQVRKNKGHDLNFNVKHYWVLHRFHHIYPEAGIRYIDQQYDTSDSQELENSTNNFTAAGFNNDLDYRLSDTYAGMQYKAKAGKFIFKPGIFYHYYDWKIKQLDTELRQTGKTVVLPELSVDWELNSSHKVKLRYNLNSRFGEASQFANRLRLSTFNQVFTGNERLENELYHSARITYSKFSLFKGTFLNAGFNYTNRLQSIRNNTVIEGIDQINTLVYTSLPENSYRGNFQYTKLLGDYKVKVGSTASLSDYSRVINTVLQDFESQSYSYSLGLETRFKNAPNVEFNWNQRFNIFESATTSTNFTQINPSVHLEYRFFKDFVIDADYNFTYYENKTLSQINRFSLGNTSLLYAQEDSPWTFTIDVDNIFDTRFKNENSFNQFLVSDTRTFIQERTVLFKIAYGF